In Drosophila simulans strain w501 chromosome X, Prin_Dsim_3.1, whole genome shotgun sequence, one DNA window encodes the following:
- the LOC6740011 gene encoding general transcriptional corepressor CYC8 — protein sequence MKDSSNSSNISSSNTAGMPCSTGGAVTSSGVTTSNATPSAPSTPTTAAAAAAAAAASAADPTATNPQNPQQRSKSNIHELRNQDYVSRLMAATPPYLYSAPVGPNNFFFSDMLRSLVQARNNETARVLQLQQQQQQQQQQAQQQQQQQHQAALVRRPRKRSWSHRPYYEQLRERRDAEEKQQQHQQQQQNQQHQQQQHQQLQQQLVPEKPLELTNKAMTPYGYAKMETKPGALGITPPTPQTAPPTAGNKTGGLGGAVDTNLQDNTPPAASLPPQDLVLPPPPPVWYPPLYAPYGIDPLHFFIDLRVSGHIYDRKKENVSPLSSSNNALAEEGSPGSCSSSGATSASGLASNLLSKQRHGSAFTVPIPKAAQNDAINLCANAAGSTAGGGGAVTTSTLGSKFEHYAKYYDLGETKENQPSSTAANLSAAAAAAAAAANLSKSGASYMLQHLPRLYSQFAAHQAQVQSQDTDAKSESASVSASLSAPDLCDEDSLGRNSSDTGAGLEGTSGNQGNCDIDVEIIDSIKYRTDGESSRCSSNDEASITQID from the coding sequence ATGAaggacagcagcaacagcagcaacatctcgTCGAGCAACACAGCAGGGATGCCATGCTCCACGGGAGGAGCAGTAACGTCGTCAGGGGTAACCACCAGCAATGCCACGCCCAGTGCGCCTAGTACgcccacaacagcagcagcagcagcagcggcggcagcagcatctgctGCAGACCCAACCGCAACGAATCCGCAAAATCCGCAGCAACGCAGCAAGAGCAACATCCATGAGCTAAGAAATCAGGACTACGTCAGTCGTCTAATGGCAGCCACACCACCGTATTTGTATTCCGCACCCGTGGGAccaaataatttctttttcagCGATATGCTGCGGTCCTTGGTGCAAGCGCGAAATAATGAGACGGCGCGTgttttgcagctgcagcagcaacagcaacagcagcagcagcaggcgcagcagcaacagcagcagcaacatcaggcCGCCTTGGTGAGGCGGCCAAGAAAGCGCTCCTGGTCGCACCGGCCATACTACGAGCAATTGCGGGAGCGACGCGATGCAgaggagaagcagcagcaacaccagcagcagcagcaaaatcaacagcatcagcagcagcagcatcagcagcttcagcagcaACTGGTGCCGGAGAAACCTCTGGAGCTAACCAACAAAGCAATGACACCCTATGGCTATGCCAAAATGGAAACCAAACCAGGTGCTTTGGGTATAACACCACCAACGCCGCAGACGGCACCACCAACGGCTGGCAATAAGACTGGTGGTCTGGGTGGTGCCGTGGACACTAACCTGCAGGACAATACACCGCCGGCGGCATCGTTGCCACCACAGGACTTGGTCCTGCCGCCTCCACCACCGGTTTGGTATCCACCACTCTATGCACCCTACGGCATCGATCCGTTGCACTTTTTCATCGATCTCCGCGTTTCCGGACACATATACGATAGAAAGAAGGAGAATGTCTCTCCGCTTTCGAGTAGCAACAATGCACTTGCCGAAGAAGGTTCACCCGGCTCGTGTTCCAGCTCGGGCGccacttccgcttccggttTGGCCAGTAATTTGCTGAGCAAACAGCGTCATGGCTCCGCCTTCACCGTACCCATACCCAAGGCGGCCCAAAACGATGCGATCAATCTGTGCGCCAATGCGGCTGGATCAACCgccggcggtggtggtgcagtGACCACCAGCACATTGGGCAGCAAATTCGAGCACTATGCCAAATACTATGATCTGGGCGAGACCAAGGAAAATCAGCCGTCCAGTACGGCTGCTAATCTTTCggcagccgctgctgccgccgctgcagctgcgaACCTATCGAAATCGGGCGCCAGCTATATGTTGCAACATCTGCCACGCCTATACAGTCAGTTTGCCGCCCATCAGGCGCAGGTGCAGAGCCAGGATACCGATGCCAAGTCGGAATCGGCATCGGTTAGTGCATCACTTTCGGCACCCGATCTCTGCGATGAAGATTCACTGGGACGAAATTCCAGTGACACGGGCGCCGGTTTGGAGGGAACGAGCGGCAATCAGGGCAATTGTGACATCGATGTGGAGATCATCGACTCCATCAAGTATCGCACGGATGGCGAGAGCAGTCGATGTTCCAGCAACGACGAGGCTTCCATCACGCAAATCGATTGA
- the LOC6725376 gene encoding protein HIRA homolog, protein MRLLKPAWVHHDDKQIFSVDIHKDCTKFATGGQGSDCGRVVIWNLLPVLSDKAEFDANVPKMLCQMDQHLACVNCVRWSQNGQNLASGSDDKLIMIWRKSAGSSGVFGTGGMQKNHESWKCFYTLRGHDGDVLDLAWSPNDIYLASCSIDNTVIIWDAQAFPHSVATLKGHTGLVKGVSWDPLGRFLASQSDDRSIKIWNTTNWSLSHTITEPFEECGGTTHILRLSWSPDGQYLVSAHAMNGGGPTAQIIEREGWKCDKDFVGHRKAVTCVRFHNSILSRQENDGSPSKPLQYCCLAVGSRDRSLSVWMTALQRPMVVIHELFNASILDLTWGPQECLLMACSVDGSIACLKFTEEELGKAISEEEQNAIIQKMYGKNYVNGLGKHAPPLEHPQRLLLPQGDKPTKFPLNNNSEANQRPISKQTETRTKDGKRRITPMFIPLHEDGPTSLNMNIVSSSGSATTALTSCSAAVGAVSAAPPTESAATPLMPLEPLVSKIDLGRLDSRLKTQPASQRRQSLPFDPGQSNEMLRTPRLEEHQSSTSSPSNLNVTATGKSEFVKAALDYRLHVSNGHLKTQHGMLAKVTASDSKEMLWEFYVGSPLVNLNLCGKYAMLCSLDGSMRLISMETGCPVFPAISLTSSAVHCAFSPDNNLVGVLTECGLLRIWDIAKKVISLAAGCLELINKHGTAAQFSITNQGMPLIGFPSGNSYSYSTSLQSWLVLATKDAIMYHGIRGTLPRDMDQMQQKFPLLSMQASSQNYFSFTGSMELRHSESWQQCAKIRFIENQIKLCEALQSLDELQHWHKMLTFQLATHGSEKRMRVFLDDLLSMPEPGISQFVPKLELMQCVLDTLKPHSEWNRLHLEYTELLKECKSERQKDIFATPAPPQPKAASSAGSSPRSGEATGEEVTEKDGATAAAAVGVAGSRMAVTTGTSTTTTTTASSSLSSSGSSSSTSGSGSSSSSSSTSSLSVPQPAPSLSPEIQTLDSPTVCIDDEILSASSSLPPLDTSPVEVSPASTSGGAASTSPAASVAGSAPVSSSKIDQT, encoded by the exons ATGCGGCTCCTTAAGCCGGCCTGGGTGCATCACGATG acaaacaaatattCTCGGTGGATATCCACAAGGATTGCACGAAATTCGCGACTGGAGGGCAGGGCAGCGATTGCGGACGAGTGGTCATCTGGAATCTGCTGCCGGTGCTCTCCGACAAGGCGGAATTCGATGCGAATGTTCCGAAGATGTTGTGCCAAATGGACCAGCATCTGGCCTGTGTCAACTGCGTCCGCTGGTCGCAGAATGGTCAGAACCTGGCATCGGGATCCGACGATAAGCTCATTATGATCTGGCGCAAATCTGCCGGCTCGAGTGGAGTTTTCGGTACCGGCGGCATGCAAAAGAATCACGAATCGTGGAAATGCTTCTACACACTGCGTGGTCATGATGGCGATGTCCTCGATTTGGCCTGGTCACCCAACGATATCTATTTGGCCAGCTGCAGCATTGACAACACGGTGATTATCTGGGATGCCCAGGCATTTCCACATTCGGTGGCCACCCTGAAAGGACACACGGGTCTGGTTAAGGGCGTCTCCTGGGATCCGTTGGGTCGCTTTTTGGCCTCGCAATCAGATGACCGGAGCATCAAGATCTGGAACACCACGAACTGGAGCCTATCGCACACGATAACCGAACCTTTCGAGGAGTGCGGCGGTACAACGCATATCTTGAGATTGTCCTGGTCACCGGATGGCCAGTATCTGGTCTCTGCACATGCCATGAATGGCGGCGGACCCACCGCTCAGATAATTGAGCGCGAGGGCTGGAAGTGCGACAAGGATTTCGTGGGTCATCGCAAGGCGGTGACGTGTGTTAGGTTTCACAATTCTATCTTGAGTCGCCAGGAAAACGATGGCAGTCCCAGCAAACCGTTGCAATACTGCTGTCTGGCTGTGGGCTCTCGCGATCGTTCACTATCCGTTTGGATGACCGCCCTGCAGCGTCCCATGGTTGTCATCCATGAACTGTTCAATGCGAGCATTCTCGATTTGACGTGGGGCCCCCAGGAATGCCTGCTGATGGCTTGCAGTGTGGATGGCAGCATAGCTTGCCTGAAGTTCACTGAAGAGGAACTGGGTAAGGCCATTTCCGAAGAAGAACAGAATGCCATTATACAGAAGATGTATGGTAAGAACTATGTGAATGGTCTGGGAAAGCATGCCCCACCCTTGGAGCATCCGCAGAGATTACTGCTGCCTCAAGGCGACAAGCCCACAAAATTTCCACTCAATAACAATAGTGAGGCCAACCAGCGACccataagcaaacaaacggaAACGAGGACGAAGGATGGCAAACGTAGAATCACTCCCATGTTTATACCTCTCCACGAAGACGGACCCACATCGCTGAACATGAACATTGTGTCCAGTAGTGGATCGGCCACAACAGCTTTAACTTCTTGCTCGGCGGCGGTCGGAGCGGTCTCGGCTGCTCCTCCAACGGAGagcgctgccacgcccctgaTGCCGCTGGAGCCTTTGGTTAGCAAAATCGATCTGGGTCGTCTGGATTCCAGATTGAAAACCCAACCCGCCAGCCAGCGCCGTCAATCACTGCCTTTTGACCCCGGCCAGAGCAATGAAATGTTACGGACTCCACGGCTGGAGGAGCACCAAAGTAGCACCAGCAGTCCCAGCAATCTCAATGTCACGGCCACCGGAAAGAGTGAGTTTGTGAAGGCCGCTCTGGACTATCGTCTGCATGTCTCGAACGGCCACCTAAAGACGCAACACGGTATGCTGGCCAAGGTCACCGCATCGGATTCCAAGGAAATGCTTTGGGAATTCTATGTTGGATCTCCGCTGGTCAATCTGAATCTGTGTGGAAAATACGCCATGCTGTGCTCTCTGGATGGGAGCATGCGACTAATTTCCATGGAGACGGGCTGTCCAGTCTTTCCCGCCATCTCGCTGACCAGTTCCGCAGTGCATTGCGCCTTT AGTCCGGATAACAACTTGGTTGGTGTGCTGACCGAGTGCGGATTGCTGCGTATATGGGATATTGCCAAAAAGGTCATCAGCCTGGCCGCCGGCTGCCTGGAGCTGATAAACAAGCATGGCACGGCCGCACAGTTCTCGATAACGAATCAGGGGATGCCCTTGATTGGTTTCCCCAGCGGCAACTCGTACTCCTACTCGACGAGCCTGCAATCGTGGCTGGTGCTGGCCACCAAGGATGCGATCATGTACCATGGAATCAGGGGCACACTGCCAAGGGACATGGACCAAATGCAACAGAAGTTTCCGCTGCTCAGCATGCAGGCCAGCAGTCAGAATTACTTTAGTTTCACTGGTAGCATGGAGTT GAGACATTCGGAAAGCTGGCAGCAGTGCGCAAAAATCAGGTTCATCGAAAACCAGATCAAGTTGTGCGAGGCCCTCCAGTCGCTGGATGAACTGCAGCACTGGCACAAGATGCTCACCTTCCAGCTGGCCACCCACGGCTCCGAAAAGCGCATGCGTGTGTTCCTGGACGATCTGCTCAGCATGCCGGAGCCGGGAATATCACAG TTCGTGCCAAAGTTGGAGTTAATGCAGTGTGTTCTGGATACGCTCAAGCCACATTCCGAATGGAATCGTCTGCACTTGGAGTACACGGAGCTGCTAAAGGAGTGCAAATCCGAGAGGCAGAAGGATATATTTGCCACACCAGCTCCGCCACAGCCTAAAGCTGCCTCTTCAGCGGGTTCATCGCCAAGGTCAGGGGAGGCAACCGGTGAGGAGGTCACAGAAAAGGAtggtgcaacagcagcagctgctgtcgGTGTAGCAGGATCACGAATGGCTGTGACAACGGGCACAAGCACTACAACAACTACCACTGCCAGCAGCTCACTTTCTTCATCCGGTTCATCCTCCTCCACTTCCGGTTCcggatcatcatcatcgtcatcatcaacGTCATCGCTGTCTGTGCCACAGCCCGCTCCTAGTCTCTCGCCAGAAATTCAAACTCTAGACTCGCCCACCGTTTGCATCGATGATGAAATTTTGTCGGCCTCATCTTCACTACCTCCGTTGGATACCTCTCCCGTGGAAGTTTCGCCAGCGTCCACGTCCGGTGGGGCTGCTTCCACATCTCCTGCCGCTTCCGTAGCGGGATCAGCTCCAGTTTCCAGTTCCAAAATAGATCAGACATGA
- the LOC27209313 gene encoding negative elongation factor B — translation MIMSTPAKNNNGTGLEDVNIPGQAYLREALTSCTDPLKAIESFQLENGVLLPSLRPMLPLLDLHGVRRLDFHTSLMEELRDKLIAHINEMGQKESRERDKKLKELLVKSFPVVRVKSLRPVVMAILRNTQHIDDKYLKILVRDRELYADTDTEVKRQIWRDNQSLFGDEVSPLLSQYIREKEHILFDHTNLNNLFFHPTPKVRRQGEVVQKLANMIGTSVKLYDMVLQFLRTLFLRTRNVHYCTLRAELLMALHDLEVQEIISIDPCHKFTWCLDACIREKNVDIKRSRELQGFLDNIKRGQEQVLGDLSMTLCDPYAINFLATSAIKILHHLINNEGMPRDNQILILLLRMLALGLSAWVMIDSQDFKEPKLDCQVVTKFLPALMSLMVDDQCRSLHAKLPPDERESALTTIEHSGPAPDAVEAYIQESSVASILAMYYTLHTARLKDRVGVLRVLAILSACKDDRAYEDPFLHSLIALLIPMSEEFATEDFCTTLFDEFIFAGLTRENVTSRHMLKLLWYVHNKLPAGRLATLMKAMQPTTAHNEHIHKLYEILQERIGTGAAETPVIEAPPMEFDSPLKSVPTPGPHYNVQ, via the exons ATGATAATGAGCACACCggcgaaaaataataatggaaCTGGACTGGAGGACGTGAATATTCCGGGTCAGGCCTATCTGCGCGAGGCCCTGACCTCCTGCACTGATCCCTTGAAGGCCATCGAGAGTTTTCAG CTTGAGAATGGTGTATTGCTGCCTTCACTGCGCCCCATGTTGCCTTTACTCGATTTGCACGGCGTGCGTCGGCTGGACTTCCATACCTCGCTTATGGAGGAGCTGCGCGACAAGCTGATAGCTCACATCAACGAGATGGGCCAAAAGGAGTCACGGGAGCGGGACAAGAAGCTCAAGGAGCTCCTCGTTAAGAGCTTCCCCGTCGTTCGGGTGAAGTCGCTGCGTCCCGTGGTCATGGCCATATTGAGGAATACCCAGCACATCGATGACAAGTACCTCAAAATCCTTGTGAGGGATCGCGAACTGTATGCGGACACGGATACGGAAGTTAAGCGGCAGATATGGCGTGATAATCAATCGTTGTTTGGTGATGAGGTGTCGCCCCTGCTCTCACAATATATTCGCGAGAAGGAGCACATCCTGTTCGATCACACCAACCTGAACAATCTGTTCTTCCACCCAACGCCCAAGGTGCGAAGGCAGGGAGAAGTGGTccaaaagttggccaacatgATTGGCACTAGTGTCAAGCTGTACGATATGGTGCTGCAGTTCCTGCGCACTCTATTCCTGCGCACCCGCAATGTCCACTATTGCACGCTCCGTGCAGAGCTACTGATGGCCTTACACGATCTCGAGGTGCAGGAGATCATCTCGATAGATCCCTGTCACAAGTTCACCTGGTGCCTGGACGCCTGCATAAGGGAGAAGAATGTGGACATTAAACGTTCACGGGAGCTCCAGGGATTTCTTGACAACATCAAACGCGGCCAGGAGCAGGTTCTGGGCGATCTGTCCATGACTTTGTGCGATCCGTATGCCATCAACTTCCTGGCCACGTCGGCCATCAAGATATTGCATCACTTGATCAACAACGAGGGCATGCCGCGTGACAATCAGATACTCATCCTGCTGCTGAGAATGTTGGCCTTGGGCTTGAGTGCCTGGGTGATGATCGATTCGCAAGACTTCAAGGAGCCCAAGCTAGACTGCCAGGTGGTCACCAAGTTTTTGCCCGCCCTCATGTCGTTAATGGTTGACGACCAGTGCCGCAGTTTGCACGCCAAACTACCGCCGGACGAGCGTGAATCTGCTCTGACCACCATAGAGCATTCGGGACCGGCACCGGATGCCGTGGAGGCGTACATTCAAGAGAGCTCCGTGGCCAGCATATTGGCCATGTACTATACGCTGCATACGGCGCGCCTGAAGGATCGCGTGGGCGTGTTGCGCGTCCTGGCCATTCTGTCCGCCTGCAAGGACGACCGCGCGTATGAGGATCCCTTCCTGCACTCTTTG ATTGCCCTGCTCATCCCCATGAGCGAGGAGTTTGCCACGGAAGACTTCTGCACCACGCTCTTCGACGAGTTCATCTTTGCCGGACTGACGCGCGAGAATGTGACCTCTCGTCACATGTTGAAACTGTTGTGGTATGTGCACAACAAGCTGCCCGCCGGTCGTTTGGCCACATTGATGAAGGCCATGCAGCCGACGACGGCCCACAACGAGCACATCCACAAGTTGTACGAAATCCTGCAAGAGAGGATCGGCACCGGGGCGGCGGAGACGCCGGTCATTGAGGCGCCGCCCATGGAGTTTGATTCTCCGCTGAAGAGTGTGCCAACGCCAGGACCGCACTATAATGTCCAATAG
- the LOC6725377 gene encoding lateral signaling target protein 2 homolog, which translates to MSSSTQERKRYHKDNAPTDDILTLINLVRQNPVLYNYKLQPNQRRRSDVLTGWQEVAQQIGNKYSVQEVRRKWKNLRDTFHQYRLRTPKYIEGRLSKWRYAKELDFLSKVYQPKLKSHRNTQISYETSGIGGAGVGVGGANSTTLPIGAMLHLKQHVVDDDDEVMDDDGQSDHDTATLSSHHGTSQITLVSDEAETFILTAYEEGVSDDTVSQHHHHHHGHHQQEHHHQPHHHHHHHHHQSQHDGSISSIELSQITHDDDVVDDVDDEDDVVDHDGQLDIVKHELDEDGATGAEVDYEEVCLYEEASGAHVDCEMGVGDAVDGGSDVTHGKGFHYIDAHEFCISDIEPQTVRSSQHQFTASGGSGNGSNSVLTGGTVVTDGKLKNLTLVTTTSAVGGGGSNNRHDSSVSTQQISLVDVTEATSTSVTISSTPAISLNAATVTTTPAAALCNTTSFTSTPTATIIQMPSLNCGSGQPLAVSAAASSSNNLIKEDEQHQQQQVAQALAKRDELDLFFDFLKKKMQCFSKTQITHIQMEFLNCVSRQEAAEQDSKD; encoded by the exons aTGTCCTCGTCGACACAAGAGCGCAAGCGCTACCACAAGGACAACGCGCCCACGGACGACATCCTTACGCTGATCAACCTGGTGCGCCAGAATCCGGTTCTCTACAACTACAAACTGCAGCCGAACCAGCGACGCCGCTCAGATGTCCTCACCGGATGGCAGGAGGTGGCCCAGCAGATAGGAA ACAAGTACTCGGTGCAGGAGGTGCGTCGTAAGTGGAAGAACCTGCGGGACACATTCCACCAGTACCGTCTGCGCACGCCCAAGTACATCGAAGGGCGGCTATCCAAGTGGCGCTACGCCAAGGAGCTGGACTTCCTTTCGAAGGTGTACCAGCCGAAGCTGAAATCGCACCGGAACACACAGATCAGCTACGAGACGAGTGGGATTGGCGGAGCTGGTGTAGGCGTTGGAGGCGCGAATAGTACAACATTGCCCATTGGAGCTATGCTGCATTTGAAACAGCATGTggtcgacgacgacgacgaggttATGGACGATGACGGGCAGTCGGATCACGATACCGCCACACTTTCCTCACATCACGGCACCTCACAGATCACCCTGGTCAGCGATGAGGCGGAGACCTTCATCCTGACCGCCTACGAGGAAGGCGTCTCGGATGACACTGTATcgcagcaccaccatcaccatcatggCCATCACCAGCAGGAGCATCATCACCagccgcaccaccaccaccaccaccatcatcatcagtcGCAGCACGACGGCAGCATCTCCAGCATTGAGCTCTCCCAGATTACCCACGATGACGATGTGGTCGATGATGTCGATGACGAAGATGATGTGGTCGACCACGACGGTCAGCTAGATATTGTGAAGCACGAACTGGACGAGGACGGGGCAACCGGCGCCGAGGTGGACTACGAAGAGGTGTGCCTGTACGAGGAGGCCAGCGGTGCCCATGTGGATTGCGAAATGGGTGTGGGTGACGCCGTGGACGGCGGTAGCGATGTTACACACGGCAAGGGTTTCCACTACATCGATGCCCACGAATTTTGTATATCGGACATTGAGCCACAGACAGTTCGCTCCAGCCAGCATCAGTTCACGGCCAGCGGTGGATCGGGCAATGGCTCAAATAGTGTCCTGACCGGTGGGACTGTGGTAACCGATGGCAAGCTAAAGAATCTCACGCTGGTCACCACCACGTCTGCGGTTGGGGGCGGTGGATCAAACAATCGTCATGATTCATCGGTGTCAACGCAGCAAATTTCCCTGGTGGATGTGACCGAGGCGACCAGTACCAGTGTGACCATTTCCAGCACGCCGGCCATTTCTCTGAATGCGGCCACCGTGACCACCACGCCAGCAGCGGCTTTGTGCAACACCACATCCTTTACATCCACGCCGACGGCCACGATCATTCAGATGCCCTCCTTGAACTGCGGCTCTGGTCAGCCATTGGCCGTTAGTGCGGCGGCCAGCAGCTCTAACAATCTCATCAAGGAGGATGAacagcatcaacagcaacaagtggCCCAGGCACTGGCCAAGCGTGATGAGCTCGATCTGTTCTTCGACTTTCTCAAGAAGAAGATGCAGTGCTTCAGCAAGACACAGATTACGCACATTCAGATGGAGTTCCTCAACTGTGTCAGCCGACAGGAAGCGGCCGAACAGGATAGCAAGGATTAG